The following proteins come from a genomic window of Salvia hispanica cultivar TCC Black 2014 chromosome 4, UniMelb_Shisp_WGS_1.0, whole genome shotgun sequence:
- the LOC125220129 gene encoding putative clathrin assembly protein At1g03050 — protein MGPSKLRKAIGAVKDQTSIGLAKVGNSTSLSDLDVAIVKATRHEEYPPDERYVREILNLTAFSHMFVSACVSTITRRLSKTRNWVVALKALMLIQRLLSEGDAAYEQEIFFATRRGTRLLNMSDFRDASARSNSWDYSAFVRTYGLYLDEQLEFKVQGRRANQGGGYACDVSGAELATTAACNAIVPKGTPLRDMKIEKIFYKINHLMQLLERFLSCKPTGAARENRVVNVALYPIVKESFQLCFNITEIMSVLIERFMDLEIPEMVKVHEIFSRVSKQYDDVDAFYTWCKNVGIARSSEYPEVEKISQKRLDMMDDYIRERTIMAREKRPASPEPEPEPEPVEETEPKEDMNKIKALPAPPPPLPETKAKEKEVVEEKKTQEEGDLLNLGENAPTTQEHGDMLALALFDGGLPTAGPENKTNPWEAFKESSSGDWETALVQTASHLSNQTVSLPGGFDTMILDGMYQQGALSQAVASSGVVATGSASSVALGSAGRPAMLALPAPPLAEGGTASSENYDPFAASLAVPPPPYVQMSELEKKQSFLVQEQLMWQQYAKDGMQGPAALAKANPSSSYPHNTTTP, from the exons ATGGGTCCAAGCAAGTTAAGGAAAGCCATTGGGGCGGTGAAGGACCAGACCAGCATCGGCCTAGCCAAGGTCGGCAACAGCACCTCCCTCTCCGACCTCGACGTGGCCATCGTGAAGGCCACGCGCCACGAGGAGTACCCTCCCGACGAGCGCTACGTCCGCGAGATCCTCAACCTCACGGCCTTCTCCCACATGTTCGTGAGCGCGTGCGTGAGCACCATCACGAGGCGCCTGAGCAAGACGAGGAATTGGGTGGTGGCCCTGAAAGCCCTGATGCTCATCCAGCGCCTGCTCTCGGAGGGCGACGCCGCCTACGAGCAGGAGATCTTCTTCGCGACAAGGCGCGGGACTCGCCTCCTCAACATGAGTGACTTCAGAGACGCCTCGGCTCGCTCCAACTCGTGGGACTACTCGGCGTTCGTCCGCACCTACGGGCTCTACTTGGACGAGCAGCTCGAGTTTAAGGTGCAGGGCCGCAGAGCGAACCAAGGGGGGGGCTATGCGTGCGATGTCTCGGGGGCGGAGCTCGCCACCACCGCCGCGTGCAACGCCATTGTGCCGAAGGGCACTCCACTCCGTGATATGAAGATTGAGAAGATCTTTTATAAGATCAATCATCTAATGCAACTTCTAGAGAGGTTTTTGTCATGCAAGCCAACAG GTGCTGCAAGAGAGAACAGGGTTGTGAATGTGGCTTTATACCCCATAGTGAAAGAGAGCTTTCAGCTCTGTTTCAACATAACAGAGATCATGTCAGTCTTGATTGAACGCTTCATGGACCTAGAAATACCAGAAATGGTGAAAGTCCACGAGATCTTCTCCCGCGTGTCCAAGCAATACGACGACGTGGATGCGTTCTACACGTGGTGTAAGAACGTTGGCATTGCGCGCTCCTCCGAGTATCCCGAAGTTGAGAAGATCTCACAAAAAAGGCTCGACATGATGGACGATTACATTCGCGAAAGGACGATCATGGCCCGTGAGAAGAGACCCGCCAGCCCGGAGCCGGAGCCGGAGCCCGAACCCGTCGAAGAGACAGAGCCCAAAGAGGATATGAATAAGATCAAGGCATTGCcagcaccaccaccaccattaCCGGAAACTAaagcaaaagagaaagaggTAGTGGAAGAGAAGAAAACTCAAGAAGAGGGGGATTTGTTGAACCTAGGTGAAAATGCACCTACTACACAAGAGCATGGTGATATGCTAGCATTAGCTCTGTTCGACGGCGGCCTACCCACGGCCGGTCCGGAAAATAAAACGAACCCATGGGAGGCCTTCAAAGAGTCATCGTCTGGGGATTGGGAGACGGCTTTAGTCCAGACTGCTAGCCACTTGTCGAACCAAACGGTATCGCTTCCCGGAGGGTTCGACACAATGATTCTTGATGGTATGTACCAACAAGGTGCATTATCTCAGGCAGTGGCTTCTTCGGGTGTTGTAGCTACCGGAAGTGCTAGTAGTGTTGCTCTAGGGTCAGCGGGTCGGCCGGCCATGCTAGCATTGCCAGCACCACCCTTAGCCGAGGGCGGAACCGCCAGTTCAGAGAATTACGACCCTTTTGCCGCCTCCCTTGCTgttccaccaccaccatacGTGCAGATGTCGGAGCTGGAGAAAAAGCAAAGCTTTCTTGTACAAGAGCAACTAATGTGGCAACAATATGCAAAGGATGGGATGCAGGGACCAGCAGCTTTAGCTAAGGCAAACCCGAGTTCATCATACCCGCACAACACGACGACACCATAA
- the LOC125220128 gene encoding phosphatidylserine decarboxylase proenzyme 2-like — translation MGHGSSRDEAQDDSADSSGSTTSRVQRLRQRLNRHRPHFRRLHRASGSASQLKKLLKEEDFAGIALLCLIGAEMRIKDKWLACVSLGEQTFRTAISDQTDQPVWNSEKKLLLEKNGARVARISVFETNRLSKNNLIGYCEIDLYDFLTRDSDSDIDVYDLLDPTSAGGIVGKIRLSCSIEDPMETEKSFVRRILSVVDYDESGNLSYDEFSNLIDAFGNQLAATKKEELFKAADENGDGVVSIDELAMLLAVQQEKDPLINCCPVCGETLHISDKLNAMIHLTLCFDEGTGNQIMSGGFLTDKQASNGWMFKVSEWAHYSSYEVGLRSGSSASHILVFDRRTKRLVEETIDGKIVLSMRAIYQSKVGLGLMDKGAKELLQSISEKQGRKMDSPESAKDIEKFISLFKDQLNLSEIKYPLEQFKTFNEFFIRELKPGARPITNAGCDDVAVCAADCRLMAFETAEDSTRFWIKGRKFSVQGLLGTEVCSDAFSGGSLVIFRLAPQDYHRFHVPVSGTIEKFVEIPGCLYTVNPIAVNSKYCNVFTENKRVVSTISTKEFGKVAFVAIGATMVGSINFTKKEGDYVNKGDEFGYFSFGGSTVICVFEKDTIKIDDDLLENSSRHLETLVSVGMQLGVSIKKR, via the exons ATGGGCCATGGAAGCTCCAGAGATGAAGCTCAGGATGACTCAGCGGATTCCTCCGGCTCCACAACTTCCAGAGTTCAGCGGCTCCGGCAGCGCCTCAACCGCCACCGCCCCCATTTCCGCCGCCTCCACCGCGCCTCCGGTTCTGCCTCGCAGCTGAAGAAATTGCTCAAGGAGGAGGACTTCGCCGGCATCGCCCTCCTCTGCCTCATCGGC GCGGAGATGAGGATCAAGGATAAATGGCTGGCATGCGTTTCTCTCGGCGAGCAGACCTTCCGAACTGCCATTTCTGATCA AACCGATCAGCCTGTCTGGAACTCT GAGAAAAAGcttcttttggaaaaaaatgggGCACGTGTTGCAAGAATCTCTGTATTTGAG ACTAATAGATTGTCGAAGAACAATCTTATTGGTTACTGTGAGATTGATCTGTATGATTTCCTTACTCGG GATTCAGATTCCGATATAGATGTATATGACCTATTAGATCCAACTTCTGCTGGAGGAATTGTTGGCAAAATAAGATTGTCATGTTCCATTGAG GATCCAATGGAAACAGAAAAGAGTTTTGTGCGGCGGATTTTGTCTGTTGTG GATTATGATGAAAGTGGAAATCTTTCATATGATGAATTCTCAAACCTAATAGATGCATTTGGCAATCAACTGGCTGCTACAAAG AAAGAGGAACTTTTCAAAGCTGCTGACGAGAATGGGGATGGAGTTGTCAGCATAGATGAGTTGGCTATGCTTTTAGCTGTTCAGCAAGAAAA GGATCCGCTTATCAATTGTTGTCCTGTCTGTGGAGAAACTCTTCACATCTCAGATAAGTTGAATGCTATGATTCATTTGACCCTTTGTTTCGATGAAGGAACTGGAAATCAGATTATGTCCGGAGGATTCTTGACTGACAAGCAGGCTTCAAATGG ATGGATGTTCAAAGTAAGTGAATGGGCTCATTATTCATCTTATGAAGTTGGATTGAGGTCTGGGTCAAGTGCTTCACATATCCTG GTTTTTGATAGGCGAACGAAAAGATTAGTGGAGGAAACAATTGATGGCAAGATTGTGCTATCTATGAGAGCCATATATCAATCTAAAGTTGGGCTTGGACTCATGGACAAAG GGGCGAAGGAACTCCTGCAGAGCATCTCCGAAAAGCAGGGCAGGAAAATGGATTCACCCGAATCTGCTAAGGATATTGAAAAGtttatttctttgtttaaG GATCAATTAAACTTGTCTGAAATCAAATATCCTTTAGAGCAGTTTAAG ACATTCAATGAATTCTTTATAAGAGAGTTAAAACCTGGTGCGAGGCCAATCACCAATGCTGGATGTGATGATGTTGCAGTATGTGCTGCTGATTGTCGGTTGATGGCATTTGAAACTGCTGAAGATTCTACGAGATTTTGGATTAAG GGTCGGAAATTTTCTGTACAAGGCCTTTTAGGGACTGAAGTGTGCTCTGATGCCTTCAGTGGTGGAAGTTTAGTTATATTCCGCTTGGCACCACag GACTATCATCGCTTCCATGTTCCTGTTTCTGGAACTATTGAAAAGTTTGTGGAGATACCTGGATGCTTATACACG GTTAACCCAATTGCAGTGAACAGCAAGTACtgcaatgtgttcactgagaATAAGCGCGTTGTATCTACAATATCAACCAAAGAATTTGGGAAG GTAGCTTTTGTTGCTATAGGAGCAACCATGGTTGGTAGCAttaatttcaccaaaaaagAGGGTGACTACGTCAATAAAGGAGACGAG TTCGGATACTTTTCATTTGGCGGAAGTACAGTCATTTGTGTCTTTGAAAAG GATACCATCAAGATAGATGACGACCTCCTGGAGAATAGTTCAAGACACCTTGAGACGTTGGTTTCTGTGGGGATGCAATTGGGCGTGTCCATCAAAAAACGCTAG
- the LOC125185249 gene encoding uncharacterized protein LOC125185249, with the protein MGAVMDCRSTWDAWGFLLISSQLWPIPATFNMSYTFPTRRGGAHFLAMHVVPLRGDSYTCNICNYWIHERCALLPESKDFPHHHHPLSLAFSLPPEYIRYEFDCAICNTTLPLRRWVYHCHLCRYVVHLNCATSTFDNDNENANTIDDEKEATKFPIAVEDMYVEMIKPFLKRHKGQILIPHHDHDHDRDRDHDNHNIGGKYNFSNHPHPLTFNTFSTLSSSSSSSSYDHYKKDDEEEDDVDDFDRWELTCDGCTLPIRAKKQTDDDDYENENGYMSCDECKYCLHLSCFNLPLEIPSLPIHPLQDHNLRLQNVDGKLTGWIRCNICYGYANGLYYGCTYYGCLFEIDLKCASLPNTIKHAAHPRHNYLRLITGEYGSGFCVNCYDFISTRVGQYRCNSCRVSVCGKCVMLPARNEHRLENHVLPLTYDARFNRPGEFYCSNCEKQMDPRSWIYHCRDCDQSFHPKCFPAASGEYRNIKFGTQQYVFSKIHDPHHSLRFQIISKKKRCDLCHEDRYDAPGFQCVSCNFVVCKDCGLKHAHG; encoded by the exons ATGGGGGCTGTGATGGATTGTCGATCCACATGGGATGCGTGGGGTTTCTTACTAATAAGCAGCCAGCTATGGCCCATCCCAGCCACCTTCAACATGAGCTACACTTTTCCAACAAGACGAGGTGGTGCCCATTTCCTTGCGATGCATGTGGTGCCACTGAGAGGGGACTCCTACACCTGCAACATATGCAACTACTGGATACATGAGCGTTGCGCGCTCCTTCCTGAGTCTAAGGACTTCCCTCATCATCACCACCCTCTCTCCCTCGCCTTTTCTCTTCCCCCTGAGTACATCCGATATGAATTTGATTGTGCTATATGCAACACAACTTTGCCATTGCGACGTTGGGTCTATCATTGCCACCTCTGCAGATATGTCGTCCATCTCAACTGCGCCACCTCTAC ATTTGATAACGACAATGAAAATGCAAATACAATTGATGATGAGAAAGAGGCTACCAAGTTTCCAATAGCAGTAGAAGACATGTATGTGGAGATGATCAAACCCTTCCTTAAGCGACACAAAGGGCAAATTCTGATCCCTCATCATGATCATGATCATGATCGTGATCGTGATCATGATAATCACAACATCGGTGGCAAATACAACTTCTCCAATCACCCTCATCCACTAACTTTTAATACATTTTCAACTTTATCGTCTTCCTCATCATCGTCGTCCTATGATCACTACAAAAAAgacgatgaagaagaagacgatgTAGATGATTTTGACAGGTGGGAATTAACATGTGATGGGTGCACACTGCCTATACGTGCAAAGAAGCAAacagatgatgatgattatgaGAATGAGAATGGTTACATGAGTTGTGACGAATGCAAATACTGTCTCCACTTGTCATGCTTCAACTTACCACTTGAGATCCCCTCTCTTCCAATTCATCCTCTTCAAGATCACAACCTAAGGCTTCAAAATGTTGATGGCAAGCTAACAGGTTGGATACGATGTAATATTTGTTATGGTTATGCTAATGGGCTCTATTACGGTTGTACCTACTACGGCTGCTTGTTCGAAATAGACCTCAAGTGTGCTTCTCTGCCCAACACCATAAAACACGCAGCTCACCCACGACATAATTATCTCAGGCTTATCACCGGAGAATATGGGTCTGGTTTCTGTGTTAACTGTTATGATTTTATAAGTACACGAGTAGGACAATACAGATGCAATAGCTGCAGAGTCAGTGTATGTGGTAAATGTGTAATGCTACCAGCAAGAAATGAGCATAGATTGGAGAATCACGTGTTGCCGTTGACATATGATGCCCGGTTTAACCGTCCCGGTGAGTTCTACTGCAGCAACTGCGAGAAACAAATGGACCCCAGGAGCTGGATATATCATTGCCGAGACTGCGATCAATCCTTTCACCCCAAATGCTTTCCTGCTGCGTCGGGTGAATACAGGAACATCAAATTTGGGACACAACAATATGTGTTTTCCAAAATTCATGATCCTCACCACTCGCTTAGATTTCAAATCATTTCCAAGAAAAAGAGATGTGATCTATGTCATGAAGACAGGTATGATGCGCCTGGATTTCAATGTGTGTCGTGCAACTTTGTCGTGTGTAAAGACTGCGGTTTGAAACACGCACATGGATGA